One genomic window of Candidatus Nitrosopumilus sediminis includes the following:
- the hsp20 gene encoding archaeal heat shock protein Hsp20 yields the protein MFDNTFGKTFRRLSSPFFSMGDVFESPDGGSVQTYGPYYYGYVKTIGEDGIPHVTEWGNAKPGGVLTDSSVRDPLVDVSTNEKDGTIKLVSEMPGIDKSDIKLNVTDNMVLISAEHEDRKYQKKVPLPSKVDENSAKAKYTNGVLELTLSVAEEKPQGKIVAIE from the coding sequence ATGTTTGATAATACCTTTGGAAAAACATTTCGAAGATTGTCGAGCCCCTTTTTTTCGATGGGCGATGTCTTCGAAAGCCCTGATGGAGGCAGCGTCCAAACCTATGGTCCATACTACTATGGGTATGTAAAGACAATAGGAGAAGATGGTATTCCTCATGTAACTGAGTGGGGAAATGCAAAGCCTGGAGGTGTGCTTACAGATTCTAGTGTAAGAGATCCTCTTGTAGATGTTTCAACAAACGAGAAAGATGGCACCATCAAACTTGTCTCTGAGATGCCAGGAATTGACAAATCTGACATCAAACTCAATGTAACAGACAATATGGTTTTGATATCAGCTGAGCATGAAGACAGAAAATACCAGAAAAAAGTACCATTGCCATCAAAAGTTGATGAAAATTCTGCAAAGGCCAAGTACACAAACGGAGTTTTGGAATTGACTCTGTCAGTTGCCGAAGAAAAACCTCAAGGCAAGATAGTGGCAATTGAAT